The Nyctibius grandis isolate bNycGra1 chromosome 14, bNycGra1.pri, whole genome shotgun sequence genome segment GACTGCACAGGAGGGACGCCCAGACCCCCACAGGAATGGGACATAGAGCCTAAAGCTCCTCGacctctgctgcagcctcctcccaCATGAAGCCCGAGCATCTCTTCTGAGTTATCTGCCTGTTAATTGCTCTTTGggacattttctattttctccaaCTGGGATACAAAGGTTCGGATGAAAACCATCCCCGACGATCAGGCTGCCACTATTTCATTTGCTTATGGGTTGAACTGTCAGGATGCTCttgaggaaaactttttttttttccattggaaaaaCTTAATTTGCTGAAATTGCAACCGCAGGAAAGAGCAGGTTTCAAACCTCCTGTTCGGAGACACGTGGCTATCTGGGCTCTGTCCGTCTGTTTTGACATCTTGAAAGGCTGTTTTGATTCAggtttttctgctcttcaagatttaaggcaaaaaaaatcttttaaaatctgaagcCAAACCGAAGCGTTTCCAAACCCATCACACCGGAGTGTTTTGACGGACCCAACCTGCTTTTTTTCAGATCCCTGGTTCACACTCAAACCCTCTGCTCATCTCGGCTATTGATGGCCCCGCTTCACCTGCCGACGGAGCCTGTGACAATGAGCCATCTGCCGGGGTTCATCGCTCTGCTCGGTCCCCTCTCCTCGCTGCCTCGGTCCCGCCGTGCCATCCATCTCACCCTTCAGAGGACCTCATTCAAGGCAGGGAACGCAATAAAAAATTGAACTATACTCTAAGAATAAATCAAGGCAgtgtattttgaaaggaaaagcttATTGCATGTCCCCAGCTGGTTTGGAGGAGTAGCTCTGCTGGCACAGAGCATCCCTGAGCGCTCTCCATACCAGCAGTGCCATGTGCCATTCCCAGGCGCCCACCCCCAGcaagccccctccccagccacgGCAGCCACCGCCTGCGCCTCACAGATCCACAAAGGCTCGTGGGCTTCACGGCCACCCCTGGGGCCAGGTGCTGTGtcacctccctgctcctggcagctgGCACATCCCACTGGCAGTGCCCAGATGGGGTCAGGGTGGCTGTGCCACAAGCAGGGCCAGCTGCTCCCATGGACCCTTAAAGGGGGCTTGTCCCCAAGGGCACGGCACCCCGGAGCAGGGTGTCCCCCAAGCAGGGCATCCCTGAGCTGCCACGGGGCCCGGGGTGTGCCGaggctggggtgctgggggtgcaggatcAGTCCCAGCCCTCGGGGAGGGCTCGGGTGAGACCAGCAGAAGCCGCTCCGGGCAGGATTAGCCGATCCCAGCACGCCTAAGCCCGTCACGCCGGCAGAGCACGGGGGCTGAGCACGGCCGTTAATAGCATCCGTATAAGCTTCTCAGGGTTCCTGGTGTAATCAGCTCACTCAGACCCCAGGACGGTGCCTGCTGAACCCCAGCCATCAAGCCGCCGTCCTCCGGCAGCGCGGGAGCGTGGCAGCGATAGCATCGGCGTTAGCAATGGGAGCCTGGCGGTACAGCTGCTGGTGGTTCAGCTCCTTcaggagcacagcagcaggaTGAGTGCTTGGCGATTATTTCAGCATCCATTTATCAAGCATTTGCAGCCCTCTAATTCCTCTAAGCCCCTCTGGCTGAGGTATCGCAGCAATCGGCTTTGCCCGGCTCTCCCCAGCCACAGCATGAGTGTCTGCCAGCGCTGGCCGCAGCTGCCAGGAGGTCCCATCTCcctggctggggctgcggggagtCTCGGGGACCCTCTCCCATGGGGATGAAGctttggggctggggaggcCATGGCGGGTgggtccctgctctgcaggggcCCGGGGCTGAGCCTCCCCTGGGAATGACGTGACTGTGCAGCGTGGTCCCGGGAAGGGGTGTCCCCACCTGGCCCATcccaggggacactgggggtccctggggccGTCCCAGGGCCTCAAGcgcgggcaggggctgcagcggTGAGGTACGTTTAAGGATGCGTTTGGTGCCAGGAGCTCTCTGTGAGCAGCTGACGTGGTGCTGAGCTGGGCGGGTGGCTGGTGGCTGGTGCCCTGAGAGCACCCAGGTCAGCACTGGGGCTGGGCGAAGGGACTTGCTTCGGCAGCCCccaccctgccagccctgccacccgtcctgccctgccagccctcccACCCTGCTGCCTCTCGAGACCCCCGTGCCATCACCCCGGGGACGGGGGCTGTGTCCCTGCTGCCCACCCCGGCCAGCACGCAGCCTGCACCCGTGCCCTGCAGAGGAGAGAGCGCTTCCGACAGCGGCTAAGTATAAATCGTGGGGGAGTGAGAGCTGGTTGGAGACGTCCTCCCTGGCGCCAAGCTTCCTTCCTCGGTGTTTACGCGCCGGTATCCAGGCAGAGCCCAGAATAGACCTGGACATGAGCTGTCGTTTGGCATTAAGGCCACTTGTGCTCCAAACGGTCCCTGCTGTCCCTGTCCCATCTCGCAGGAGCAGCCGCCCGTGCCAGCAGAGCACAGTGCCCCGGGTGCCGTGCCGTGCCCgggggcagcaggggctgcgggggccaCTTGCGGAGGCTTTTGTGGATTTAGAAACCCCTTCCAGTCCGGAACTGCCTGCGGAGTGCTCCTGAGCGAGATACAAGATAAACCCCTTGTACATCTTGATAGCATTCACCTCCTCTGGAGTTCCCTTCCCGAGACGGGCACCGGCACGAGTGTGTGGAGGAAAGGCAGCcgagcagggaggggagcgggcacggggctgtgctggggccccagggcagcgccggggcatgtggggtgggagcggggtctggcagcgggcagggctggcagcccgCGCCCCGGGGACGTGCTGGAGCACAGCTCCAGTTTGGGGGTGGCCATGCAATCTGGAGTGAAGATCGTTAATCACTTCTCTTCCTGGTAACGTGCCCGTATTAATCACCGATGCCGGGGGCCCCCTGTGCCTCCAGCCTGCGTTTGCTTCCCCGAAATACACATTTGCCCTTTACAAACTAAAGCATGTTAAGTACCTCATTACAGAGTCGCTGTACAGagtgttttctttcatgctttgtTAAGGACAGACTCGTTTAAATGCATCCTGGCAAAGGATCTAATAAGAAATTAGTCAACTTTCCGAAAGCATAAAATATGGTTTAACGGCAACATCCATTACGGATTAGAGTTCACATGACAAATAACCCGGGGatgctgctttgctgttctgGTATCACACCGGCTTCAAGGACTCAACATCCCGCCTGTCCCACTGTGAGCTGGTGTCCCACCATGTCCCACCGTGTCCCACCGTGTCCCAGGATGCCCATGGCCCCACGGCAGGATGCCCATGGCCCCACGGCAGGATGCCCATGGCCCCATGGCAGGATGCCCATGGAAGGCAGGCTCAGCCTGGctctgggaaggagagggaagcagagaCACTCAGAAATGAGTGGAGGGCACGGAGGGTCCcgggctgccccagcagcagcgtGCGTGGGGACACGGAGGCAGCCAGCCTCCCcggagggggctgggggagatTATTCAGAGCTGACACAAGCCAGTGGTTGCAGATGGCGTGTGTGAAATGTCTCCTAATGGGCTAAGGGAATCGGCTAATGAATTTGCTGAACCACTGCTAATTGAAGAACTTTTTAAGTCATGGGAAACATAACAGGAGAGGCCAGACTCTGGGTCCCTTTTCTCCCTGTGGCAGTGACAGTGCCGGGGTCCCTGGTCCATCCGGGTGGGCACTTGCACCTTACGGTGCTGAGGCGTCAGCGGCAGGAGTTTATAGGCATTAAAATCCCGGGGTGACATAAAGGGTGGCTGGAGGCCGGGCAGAACTGTGCTCCCCCACGGCAGTGTCCCTGCGTTTCAGGTTTCACATCCAAAagctcctttcttccttttcgTTCCGCTCCTACCTTAATTACTAGAATTTGAAACACGAAAAATCAAGTTTAAATTGAATGTAAGCGTTGTGCTTTTGTTTAAAGTATGTGTAACAGTGATTGTAATGAAGTGCCCAGGGCGAGCCAGAGGTTTATCGTGCTTTGCTGGAGTCTGCTGGGGACAGAAGCCCCCGGCTGCTGCTCCAGTCCCCCACCCACAGAGCCCCGGCACCGTGGTGGTCCCTGCAGCCACCTCACAGCAGCTCGAACCTCTTTTCGGAGCAGGTCAGTGCCtttgtttgcactcagagggGAGCACGTGCCCAGGCATCCCGGGGccggcagcagggctgggggcttgCAGACCCACCATGCCCAGCCAGGCACCTGCCCGCACTGAGGCAGGGACCCCACGTTGTGGGGACTTGGGCTCCAAACCCTCCCGGGGGTGCTGAGGGGGCTGGAATTGGGGTCTGTAAGTCCCGCGCATTAAACGCCTTCCCTGGCAACTGCAGTTTCCATGGGAGACGTTGACTCTCTGCCTCTCGGagctttctgcagcatttcGCAGAGCTGCAGCGCTGCTTACAGCTTATTTCACAACGGACCGCAGCCCAACTGGACCCATCGGTGGTgaataaatctgtatttcatgCAATTAAACTCCCTGGCCGACGCGGTTTTGATGACTCTTTCCCGCGCATCGCGCTGCCCGACACAACAGGTCGGTGGCTGCCTAAGGAGAGACCTTGCAGAAGCgggtgatcgtccctctgtccTCGGCACTGGTGGGgtcgcaccttgaatcctgtgtccagttctgggccccgcacttcaagagagatgttgaggtgttggagcgagtccagaggagggcgaccaagctggggaagggtctggagggtctgacctatgaggaacggctgagggagctgggggtgtttagcctggagaagaggaggctcagaggtgaccttagtgcagtctacaactacctgaagggaggttgtagtgaagtgggagtcggcctcttctcccaggcaaccagcaataggacaagaggacacagcctcaggcttggccaggggagggtcaggttggacattaggaagcatttcttctcagcaagggtcattagccattggaaggggctgcccagggaggtggtggagtcaccatctctggaggcgtttaagacaagactggccatggcacttagtgccctggtctagttgccatggtggtgtcagggcaatggttggactcgatgatccctgaggtctcttccaacccggttgattctgtgattctgtgtgattctgtgagtgaaCCTCCCTGAACAAGTGACCTCTAGATAAACACAccaaacagcagctctgaaacGGCGAGATAAGGCCACCGAGTTCCAGCAGGAACCCACCTTTCAGGGTGTCGGTGCAGGCTCATTATCGCTTTCCCATAATGAGCTCGTTGGGGTGAGCGGCCAGCACTCAATCAGCCGCAGCTCCCCGGGGGGCTGATTTCGTGCTGCCGACACAGCTATAATTTCATGCCCAGAAATGCCCAAGTGCcacttttccccatttttttgcAGACAGCGGATCAGGGGCAGCGCTGATCCCTGCCAGCCCGGACCCTCTCGCTGCAGATGAGCTGGTGGACAAGGCGGTCGGTGGAGCTGAGGAGCTCGGGCACGTCATGGGCTCGGCTGGCAGAGACGGGGAGCTCGGGCACGTCATGGGTTCGGCTGGCAGAGACGGGGAGCTCGGGCACTCCACTGCCCTCAACCTGCTGCCGGCCGCGGAGGACGGCACCGATCTGGCCACAGAGGAGACAACACTGCTGGTGCAGAGCCGCGTCCTGCCAACACCCACCGCCGCTCCCGACACCGATGCAAAACAAACTTTTCCTGTTAAGAAAAAGCCACCGAGTCTAAAGCAAGTAAATACATCAAGGAAGCACCCGAGGCCCAAGGGCACCCTGGCAGGGCCCCCCAGGgctgcctccccagccagcccgcCAGGCTCTgggctccccgctgccccccgagAGCCACACGCACCCACAGAGGCAACAGCCAGGGTGGGGGACACGGAGCAGAGCTCCCCCGAGCTGCCCTGGGGGGGCCAGGCCACCACCAGCCACCCCGTGCTGCAGATCTCCCCGTCCACCCTGCCGCCGGCGGTCCCTCGGCCCCTCCCCGATGGCACCGGCGATGCCGGTGAGGCTCCGACCGCGGCTCCCACCAGCGCTGCCGTTAACCGGACGGAGGGCACGGAGAGCGAGGCGCACGGCTCCGCGTCGGAAGAGAGCCAAGAAACCACCACGTCCACCATCGTCACCACCACTGTCACCACCACGGAGCCCACCCCGGGTAAGGCGGGGAGCACGGGAGGGGGGTTACGGCAGCCggtggggagcagctctgtgcgTGGTGCTGGTGGGGTTTGTGGGGCTGCCCGAAACCTTCTGCACTTCAGCGGGGTCGGCCACGGAGCAGGGACGCGGGTGCTGGGTTTAGGGCAGTGGGAGCACCCGGGTGCAGGGGGGGAGCTGTTGGGTGAGCTGGGGCAGTCGCTGATGGACGTTCCTCCAGCCCTCTGCAGCATGAGCTTCCACGACCCCGAGGGCTACATCGACTCCACGGACTACCCCCCGCTGCCCCTGCACAGCTACCTGGAGTGCACCTACAACATCACCGTCTACACGGGCTACGGCGTCGAGCTCCAGGTGAGGAGCGTGTCAGTGGGGGGATAAACCATGGCCCAGCACCCCTGTGCCACGGCAGCAAATGATGCAAAGCCCCCACAGCCTTGGGCACGGCTGCCCTGGGCACATGCACTTGCTAAAAAAACAACCTTCCCAGGGGAAAAACTAGATTTTTCTTAGGCCATGTAATAAATAAACTGTACAAGGGAACTGGTACATCCTGAACAGGCAAGGAGTGAATCGACAGGGTCAGGGTCGCTTCTCCAGATGAAACCTCACTTCTCCAGCAGGTCAGAGCATGCCGAGCGCTGCGGGTGGCTCTGGCAGTACCAGCAGCCCCCGGAGCCGGGCACATCCCTGCCTCGTGCACAGGAGATGGGCACGGTTGTGACAACAGCAACAAATCCTTCTAGTCACAACATCGCCGGGAGCGCTCGCAATTACGGGCTAAGGCTAAATATAGAGCCCTGGTCCTCGCACACTTAAGGAAACAAATGATCTGATGAGCATCTTTCTGCTGAAACATGAGCCCATTTATTAAGCTAAATGGACGTGAAATGTAAATGTGAGGTTACTTCTCATCTATTCCCAAATAATAATTAAAGCTTTTTGGGACTGCTCATTAGATGCATTGGCGGTGCAATGCTCTGCGGGTGCTTGGGGCTGGGGAGTAGCACCCTGCCGGGACCCCCGCCATCACCCCCCGCAGCTCACGGGTCTCTGCTCCCACCCAGGTGAAGAGCGTGAACCTGTCTGATGGGGAGGTGCTCTCCATCCGCGGCGTGGACAGCGAGGCCCTGGTCATCCTGGCCAACCAGACCCTGCTGGTGGAGGGCCAGGTCATCCGCAGCCCCACCAACACCATCTCCGTCTACTTCCGCACCTTCCAGGACGACGTGGTGGGGACCTTCCAGCTCCACTACCAGGGTGGGTGCCTCCCCGACGTGGGTGTGTGAGGAGGGGTGGGATGGCGGGGTCAGAGCATCGCTGGGACAGGTCAGGCAGCAGCCTGCGTTGTGCTCAGAGCAGAGGGCTCCATGTGCACCGATGTCCCGGTCCCCAGCGCTGGCTGTGCTCCCCACGCCCACCTTGCCCCATTTCTGTCCCCGtacagcagctcctcctgcactgtaaatctattttttttttccctgaagagcTATAAAAAATAGATGAGTTCAGgcaaattctttttaaaatagaaactgGGTCTGGGCAAAGGCAGTAACaggtggagaagcagcagcgCGGTGGTTTGTCGGTGCTCTGCGGCTGGCACCAGGCAGCGAGGTCTGTCCGTGGCCCCGTGGGCACATCCAGCACGTCCCCAGCACTCCCCACGCCGACTGCAGGCTGGCTCGGGGCAGAGGAGCCCTCAGCTCTGAAACGTGTGTGCTCCTTCCAGTGTTTATGCTGAGCTGCAACTTCCCCCGGAGACCCGACTTCGGCGACGTCACCGTGATGGATTTGCACTCGGGTGGCATTGCTCACTTTCACTGTCACCTGGGCTACGAGCTGCAGGGTCCCAGGGTGCTCACGTGCATCAACGCGTCGAGGCCACACTGGAGCAGCCCGGAGCCGATCTGCTCAGGTACACCCCACCTCGGATAGCCCCAGCGCTAGGGAAGGATGGGAAAAAATTAGAGTCACTTTCGTTGTGCTGTGAGCTGTGTGCGGtcctgggagggagggggagcaACGCCCAGCTCGAGGTACTGAGGGTTTTCACGTCAGAGCTTGCCTCCTAATTGGGCAGGAAAGGGAGTTATGGAGTTTAGGTGTGTGTGAGCATGTGTGTGAGCATATATGTGTGCACatagagcagagcagagccaagccagaggttcacagaatcacagaatcacagaatgttagggattggaagggacctcgaaagatcatctagtccaatccccctgccagagcaggattgcctagaccatatcacacaggaaagcatccaggcgggttttgaatgtctccagagaaggagactccacaacctctctgggcagcctgttccagtgttcggtcaccctcactgtaaagaagtttttcctcatatttatgtggaacctcctgtgttccagcttgcacccattgccccttgtcctgtcaagggatgtcactgagaagagcctggctccatcctcatgacacttgccctttacatatttataaacattaatgaggtcacccctcagtctcctcttctccaagctaaagagacccagctccctcagcctctcctcgtaagggagatgttccactcccttaatcatcttcgtggctctgcgctggactctctctagcagttccctgtccttcttgaactgaggggcccagaactggacacaatattccagatgtggcctcaccagggcagagtagaggggaaggagaacctctgttgacctgctaaccacaccccagGAGGCCATTGTCCTTCTTGGCCatgagggcacattgctggcccATGGTcatccaccaggacccccaggtcccttcccCTATGTGGTTCACGCTGAGCAGAGCGGGGCAGGCGTTGATGCCCCCAGCTGTGCGGGAGCCCTGGGCACAGATGCCCACCCGCCCGTGCCTCAGCGGGGCCGTGCTCTGTCGGCAGCGCCCTGCGGCGGCACCGTCCGCAACGCCACCATCGGCCGCGTCCTCTCGCCCAGCTACACCGGGAACCACTCCAGCGGCGTGTACTGCGTGTGGGCCATCGGGGCCCCTCCGGGCCAGAAGCTGCACCTGCACTTCGAGAAGCTCCTGCTGGCCGAGAAGGACAGGTGAGGCTCTGGGGTCTGCGGggagcccctgccctgcaccccgGGGCTGCGAAGGGCTTTGCTCCGGGGTGAGGAGCGGGGTGCTTTGCTGGGTGCTACGTATACCAAAGCTTGGAAGGTCCCAGCTGGTCTCAGCTCCCCACCTCACACCTCCTGCCCTCCCGGTGCCCAGGCTGCGCCCACCCGAGCTAGGGGTGCAGCGTGGAGGGGGCTGCCAGCCCGAGGATGGTGGGAACGGGGGCAGAGAAGGGTCCCGGTGCAGAAGTGGAGGTTCCTGATTTAGGTGTTCAAGCATTCAGGAGGCAGGACAGGTCTTGGAGCTGTGTGAGGCGGGCGCAGAGCACCAgcccctcctgtccccaggcCCTGCGCTTTGTGCCAGGGGATCTTGTGGGTCTCCTGACACGCCGTGTCCTCCCGTGCAGGATGGTGGTGTACAGCGGGGACACAAACCAGTCAGCCGTCCTCTACGACTCGCTGCGCGCCGACAGCGTGCCCTTCGAAGGGGTCATCAGCGACGGCTCCTCCATCAGGATCGACTTCCTCGCCGAGGAGCCCGCGGCCGCCACGGCCTTCAACATACGCTTCGAAGGTGATGTGCTCCTGTTTGGGTACCCCTGAGAGCAGCCGGCCCTCGGGACGTTGGGGCAGTTAGCAGAGACACAGCTGTAAGAAGGGTCTCGGCTGCCC includes the following:
- the SEZ6L gene encoding seizure 6-like protein produces the protein MADSGSGAALIPASPDPLAADELVDKAVGGAEELGHVMGSAGRDGELGHVMGSAGRDGELGHSTALNLLPAAEDGTDLATEETTLLVQSRVLPTPTAAPDTDAKQTFPVKKKPPSLKQVNTSRKHPRPKGTLAGPPRAASPASPPGSGLPAAPREPHAPTEATARVGDTEQSSPELPWGGQATTSHPVLQISPSTLPPAVPRPLPDGTGDAGEAPTAAPTSAAVNRTEGTESEAHGSASEESQETTTSTIVTTTVTTTEPTPALCSMSFHDPEGYIDSTDYPPLPLHSYLECTYNITVYTGYGVELQVKSVNLSDGEVLSIRGVDSEALVILANQTLLVEGQVIRSPTNTISVYFRTFQDDVVGTFQLHYQVFMLSCNFPRRPDFGDVTVMDLHSGGIAHFHCHLGYELQGPRVLTCINASRPHWSSPEPICSAPCGGTVRNATIGRVLSPSYTGNHSSGVYCVWAIGAPPGQKLHLHFEKLLLAEKDRMVVYSGDTNQSAVLYDSLRADSVPFEGVISDGSSIRIDFLAEEPAAATAFNIRFEAFERGHCYEPYIQNGNFTTSDPTYNLGTTVEFTCDPGHSLEQGPAIIECVNMRDPYWNDTEPLCRAMCGGELTAVAGVILSPNWPEPYAEGEDCIWRVHVGEEKRLFLDIQLLNLTNSDILTIYDGDELTARILGQYVGSSGPQKLYSSSPDLTIQFHSDPAGLIFGKGQGFIMNYIEVSRNDSCSDLPEIQNGWKTTSHTELVRGAKITYQCDPGYDIVGSDTLTCQWDLSWSSDPPFCEKIMYCTDPGEVEHSTRLISDPVLLVGTTIQYTCNPGFVLEGSSLLTCYSRETGTPIWTSRLPHCVSEESLACDNPGLPENGYQILYKRLYLPGESLTFMCYEGFELMGEVTIKCILGQPSHWSGPLPICKVNQDSFEHALEVAEAAAETSLEGGNMALAIFIPVLIISLLLGGAYIYLTRCRYYSSLRLPLMYSHPYSQITVETEFDNPIYETGETREYEVSI